The Thermococcus sp. M39 sequence GGTATGTTCGTCTGGGCAACTGTTCCAGAGAGTATTGATACAAAGGTGATGCTTGAAAAAGCCGTGAAGAAAGGAGTTGCATACGTGCCTGGAGAGGCGTTCTTTGCATACAGAGATGTCAAGAATACAATGCGTTTGAACTTTACATATGTTGATGAGGAGAAGATTAAGATTGGAATCCAGAAGCTTGCCGAGACCATTAAAGAAGAGCTTGGCATGTAAACCCTTTTCTTTTCTCCTTGCTTTTAATTTCAGCTTTTTGCAAGTTTATTGTTTTAAGAGCTCATGTTGTTCAAACTTAAATTCTCAAGAATGGATGGGGGTAATAACCCACCCAAGTTCATCGACTCCGCCTTCGGCGGTACTCCCTGGGCATTAGAGAATTAGCTTTTGAAGTTTAATAAGGTTTTGATATGGGGGCATAAAAATTAAAGTGGAATCAAAAAATCAAAGTCTCTCCAGCAGAGAGGCAATCATGAATGGCAGTAAAACGGTTGCATCTCCTTCAACCGTAACGTATCTTGCATCTTCCTTGACTTTGCCCCATGAAACTGCTTCTCTCATCCTTGCACCACTTAGCGAACCATCCCATTCGACTGCTGTTGTTATGTAAACAGCATAGTCGAGGCCTTCCTTCCAGAACTGGTTCCACCATATTGTGTGGTGCTTTGAAATTCCTCCGCCAATCATCAAAGCGCCGCTCTTCTTGTTGTTTGAAGCCAACGATGCCATTATCTCATCAAGCTTTGTCTCATCTTTGAAAACATCAATGATAAAGTCTTCTTTATCCTGCATGAAAAGCCATAGCTGGTAGCCAACTGCCCCATCGGTAATGCCGGGAATGAAAACTGGAATCTCATTTTTATATGCCCAGTAGATGAAGCTGTTCTCTTTGTCCTCTTCATTTTCTAGCCTTTTTCCGATCTCCCATACAAGCTCATACGTTGCTAATCTCCTCTTACCTGAATCATAGATATCTTGGAATATTCCCTGCAGTTTTTCCTCAACGACCCAGTAGCTGTCGTTGGGCACTAGGACGTTTCCTAATCGGTTTATTCCTTGCTTGTGGAGTTCCTTATCATCCATTAGAAAGCTTCCGTGATAGTAAGGCTTCCAGAGTCTTGCTAAGTCATGGTCTAGAGTTCCGCAAGTGGTAATTACAGCATCAAAGAGCTTGTTTTTAATCAAATCTACAATTATTCCTCTCGTTCCTGTTGCCATTATGCATGCTGGAAAGCTTAGAAACTTAAATGTATCCTTGTCTTTTATCATCTTCTCCAGAATGTCAACTGCTAGTGCAAACTTCTTTGCAACGAAGCCACCGCTCTCGAAGAGCTGTCTCGTTATTTCATCTGCAGTCATACCTTTTCTCAGCTTTATATCTCTCACAACTTTTTGCTGTTCTAAGTTAATTTCCATGAGCATCACCCCTACTAAGCTTAGATAAAAAGAAAAGGAGCGAGTTTAAAAAAGTTAGTCCTCAGGATTAGCTGAGTTGAATATGAGCTCTTTTCCAAAAAGCTTGTAATACCATTTTTTGAGGTTGTACTCCAAAAATATCGTTCGTATTAAGGTTATGTATCTTTTTAGGTCTCTGTTATGAACTTCAATGCCCAAGTGAGCAACATTAAATGCAAAGCTGTTCACAATTTCAACTACACCCTGAGGAAACACTTTAACGTTGAGGGTCATTATCACGTTGTTGTTCTTTTTTCGTCCAATTGCTGAAACAAGCGCTGGAAAAATATCTATGAGCTCTTCTTTTCCAACTCGAATTCCGTAGAAGTCAAGTCCCAAAACTAGGAACAGTGTCTCTCCTTGTATTTTTGATATTATTTCCAAAATTCTTCCAACAATTATGTCATGATGAGTACTCTTTATTATATCATCGGGACTATTTTCTTCAATTTCCAGCACAGGATTCACTGAAATCAAGTGTATGTTACTGAAAGTTTTGTGAATCTCCTCATGAGACAAGATGTTTTCAAGGTACCTTTTTAGGGCTAGATATGCGTCATGGAAGGATATTACAACGAAATTTTGGTATTCTGGTCTAAGTTTTGCTATTAAGTGATACAGTATAATCTCAACTTCGCTTCCAATTTCGTATTCAACAAGTGTCGGGCTTATCCTCTTAGAAGATTCTTCTAAAATCTCCAACGGATTGGTGTTCATCTTCACTCCCCATAAATTCTCTTGACGTACCCCACAAGGTCTTCTAGATTCTCCACGTTCTCCTTTAGCCCAACTTTCTCTTTAAAGTAGCTTATGATTAACATTTCGAGCAATCTTCCACTGTATTCCCCAAAAAGTTTTGAAACTGCTTCCTTGAACTTTTTTGGATCCTCATAGGCAAGCTCATATCCTCTTCCCGTTGTAGTCTTCAAGTGAAATTCTAAAAGATTTTTAAGGGTAGGATTTGCTTTTTCAACTGCATAAATTACTGCCTTAACAACTATCTCTTCAGCACTACTCATAAATCATCACCCCCTTGTTGGTTATCTCATACTTGTGGATCTTTCTGGAATGATTGGATCCTCTGGCTTTAATAACTGCCAAACGCCTTTCTATAACATCGTTTTTCACCATATATTTCAGCCCAAGGATATTGTCTGAGAGTGTGCTTGCTTTAGTGAATGGAACTGTTTCAAAGTCTGTTTCTGCATTAAGCGTGATGTATGTAGCTATTTTGTGCTGTTTTATTGTGAGGCCTAAATACCTGAGCATCTTTTCAAGCTCGATTTCGTTCATATGCTCCCTGAGTGAAGTCAAGCTGTCAATTACGAGAACTTCAGGTTCATGCTCATCAATGATTTCTTTAATCTTAAGGAACGTATGAACTGGAGTCTTTGCCTCCGGAACCCAGCTGAACATCTTCAATGTCTTATCCAGAACTTCATCAATGGGCATTCCGTATCTCCTTGCTGCCCTCTTCAGCTGCCCTACAGGTTCTTCAAAAGAAATGTATATTGCTTTCTTTCCTTGGAAGGCATTTGCTATTGCAAAATGTAAGCCAAAAGTAGTTTTTCCAGTTCCAGTCATTCCGACAATTAATGTTATTGAACCTCTATAAACTCCACCGTCTAAAATTGCATCAAGTTCTTTTATTCCTGTGCTCACTTTTTCTTCTGGCGCATCTTCTTCATCCCTAACAAGGTCAGGGATGACTAAGAACTCTATCCCCTTGTCCGTTATTACATACTCATATTGGGATTTTTCAATGCTCCTTTTTCTCATTTTTGGAATTTCCATTACCCTTCTACTGACTTCTCCAAGGCTCATGTACTTGAGCATTATAACACCATCGACAACAAACTCCTCCACTCCATAACCTATGCTCTCCTTCCCCAAAGGCTTTTCGGCTATCAGAAATGCAACAGCATCAAACGATTTTATGAAACGAGATAGTGTAGTATGCAGGAAAATCCTTGTTCTTTCTACACCTAAAAGCTGTGTGAGTACGCTAATTGAGTCTATGACAATGCGTTTTGGCTGGAAGCTTAAAATTTCTTTCATAATGAGTTCAATTTCTTTTTCAATGGCCTCAGGAGTTACAGTGACCAAATCCATAAACCTAAAGAGTCCACTTTTCTCATACTTTTCAAAATCCATGCCGAGTCTCTTCATCTCACTGTAGAAATCTTCTTTTGTCTCTGAAAGCGAGATATACATGCCTTTCTCTCCAAATTTTCCAAGCCCATTATAAATTATGGTTGATGTAAAGATAGTCTTTCCAGTCCCTGGCTCTCCAGCCACTATGATTAAGGAACCATCAGGAAATCCTCCCTTGATGATATTTTCATCGAAGAACTCTATTCCCGTTTTCATGTTTCTCACCCTACTGAAACTTTGTTATTAGGCTATTTAAACATACCTCATTTAATTCCTAGTTCTCTATAGAATTCATCTAGGGAAAGCTTGAATCTTAAATAGAGAAGCTTAAAGAATGGATTTCTTCGTTTGGAAATTTCATCTGCAAGAACGTCAATTCTGTTCTCCCAAGTCTTTATGGTATAATAATTGATGTTGTTCAGCGTAGAGCGGGTGAGAAAAGTTGATAAAAACTTTTTAAATTCTTCTAAATTGTAAAGAAACAAATACCTTAAATCTTTTTCTACATCAGAACTTTCTACCCAGTCAGCAAGTGAATCCATCATATCCTGAAGCTTTTGAAGTTTTATCTCATAGACCAGCTCCTTCTTCTTAATAGCCTTCTTTTTGTTAGTAATGAGGAGACGATGCAGAAACCTATGCTTGCGCGGATTGTAGCGTTTGTGCTTGTTATATTTCATAATAGTACTCATAATAGTACTTTACACATTAATCCTTAAATATTTTTGTGACAATACAAGCAGTAATCTTTTTCTATGACAGCTGCATTATAGCCAAAACCATTTAGGATTTTTGCGAACTCCTTTGCATATCCATAAACGGCGTAAATCTTCTCCGGCTTGACTTTTTCTATAATCCTCATGAGCTCCCAAAAATCAGCATGGTTACTGAGCTTTAAGTTGCCAAATCCAGAAACGTAGAGTTCATGAGGTGAGAGGGAATTTCTAGGCTTCGGAGTTCTAAATCCTCTCAAAACAACCTCTCCGTTGTTATCTATATTCCCAAATTTAATCCCAAATTTCTCATAAATCTTTGCGACTTTAATTATGTTCCTGGAAGTTTTCACAGTGTAGCCGTGGACATCAAGAATCTTCAAAATCTCTTGGGCTTTCCCAATTTGATTAGCATAAAGCGTTGGTGTCTTTCCCCTGTCAAGAGTGCTCTCAACAAAAGCGATGAGCTTCTTCTCAGCTTCCTTTGGTGAGGGAAAATTATACATTGGGACACCAAAAGTTGCCTCGATTACAAGCACATCAGCTTTCCTAAATCTGCTCTTTTCTGCTGTCCTCAGCTTAAACCACTTAACATCCCCTGTATAAAGCAGAGAAAATTCGTCGAATTCAATGTAGATTTGAGCAGAGCCCAGCATATGGCCGGCTGGATAAAGCTTTGCTTTGTAGTCGCCAATGTAAAACTTCTTTCTGAAAGGCACTACTTTATAAAACCCACCTTTCTTCAAATGGCTCAGGAATTTGGTTGCCTTTGTTGAAAATATAATATTTCCGCTAACAAAGTGATCTGTGTGTGCATGACTTTGAAATGCCACCTTTGCTGAACTGTCTAGACCTATTCCTTCAATTATCATCATACTTGAGATTTACTTAGGCTAAGTTAAGCTTTTCTTAAAGGTGGATAAAATATCCGATGTCAAGTTAAACCTTTAGTTATGTAAAAGGTTTTTATATATTAAGAGCTAAAAGCTCATCTGGTGGTGCTGATGACCTTCGATAAGAAAAAGCTTGAAGAGATCAAAAAAGCCGAGCAAGAGTGGGAAGAAAATGTGGTCAAGCCTCTTATTACAAAAAGACCAGAAAGAAAAGAGAAGTTCATGACCGATGATGGTTTTGAGATTAAAAGAGTTTATACTCCTGCTGATCTTGGAGAAGATTGGGACTACATGAAAAAGCTTGGCTTCCCAGGGCAGTACCCCTTCACTCGTGGAGTTTACGCAACAATGTACAGAGGAAGATTCTGGACAATGAGACAATACGCAGGTTATGCCACTGCTGAGGAGTCAAACAAGCGTTATAAGTATCTTTTGGAGCAGGGACAAACAGGCTTAAGTGTGGCTTTTGATCTGCCAACTCAGCTCGGTTATGACAGCGATCACCCGATGGCTGAGGGTGAGGTTGGTAAAGTTGGTGTAGCCATCGATTCCCTTTGGGACATGGAAATTCTCTTCGATGGCATTCCTCTCGATAAGGTTTCAACTTCAATGACAATCAATTCAACAGCCGCAAATCTCTTGGCAATGTACATTCTCGTTGCTGAGAAGCAAGGCGTCCCACAGCACGTTTTGAGAGGAACTGTGCAGAATGATATCCTCAAAGAGTATATTGCAAGAGGGACTTACATATTCCCGCCGCAACCTTCAATGCGCTTAACAACCGACATAATCATGTACTGTGCCGAGCATGTTCCAAAGTGGAATCCAATTTCAATAAGCGGGTATCACATCAGAGAAGCTGGTGCAAATGCAGTCCAAGAGGTTGCCTTCACCTTAGCTGATGGAATTGAATATGTTAAGGCTGTAATAGAGAGAGGAATGGACGTTGATAAGTTTGCCCCAAGATTGAGTTTCTTCTTTGCTGCTCATAACAACTTCCTTGAGGAGATCGCAAAGTTCAGAGCTGCAAGGAGATTGTGGGCTAGGATAATGAAGGAAAAATTCGGTGCAAAGGATCCAAAGTCCATGCTGCTTAGATTCCACACCCAGACAGCTGGTTCAACGCTTACGGCTCAGCAGCCAGAGAACAACATCATTAGGGTCACAATCCAAGCTTTGGCTGCTGTATTGGGTGGAACACAATCATTGCACACCAACAGCTATGACGAGGCATTGAGCTTACCAACTGAGAAGAGCGTTAGGATTGCCTTGAGAACGCAGCAGATTATCGCTTATGAGAGCGGTGTTGTTGACACAATTGACCCGCTTGGAGGTGCATATTACATTGAATGGCTCACCGACCACATTGAGGAGGAGGCAATGAAGTACATTGAGAAGATTGAGCGCATGGGTGGAATGATGAGAGCTATTGAGCGCGGCTATATCCAGAAGGAGATCGCAGATTCCGCTTATAAGTATCAGAAAGAGATCGAGGAGGGCAAGAGAATTATCGTTGGTGTCAATAAGTTTGTTGTGGATGAGCCAATTGAGGTTGAGATCCTTAAGGTCGATCCAAGCATAAGGGATAAGCAGATTGAGCGTTTGAAGAAGCTGAGGAGTGAGAGAGATAACAAGAAGGTGAAGGAAGCCTTGGACAAGCTGAGAAATGCTGCTGAGAAGGAGGATGTGAACTTAATGCCATACATTATCGAGGCTCACAGGCACTTGGCGACACTTGGAGAAGTCACTGATGTTTTAAGAGAAGTTTGGGGTGAATACAGAGCTCCGCTGATATTCTGATTGTTTTCGTTCCTTTCTATGTTTTTCTGGACTCTGTTCCTTAATTTGCAATACCACAGAATAGAGCTACAATAAAAACATTTATTTATCCGCTAAGCGAGACAATCCTGAGAGGTGAGGAAATGGGTTGGAAGAGGGGAGCTTACCCTGAGTTTACTCTTGAAGATGTGGTTGCGACACTTTTTCTCTTGAAAACTCCGAGAGGAAGAAAGCAAATTTCTGAGGAGCTTGACCTTGGTGAAGGGAGCGTTAGGACTCTTTTGAAGAAGCTTGCAAAGCTGGAATTAATTGAATCAAAACAAAAGGGGCACTATTTGAACGAAAATGGTCTTAAAGTTCTATCTGAAATAACCACCTTATTCTCTGAGCCGGTTGAAGTTGAAAAAGTCGAAAACATGCCTACTTATGCCCTCCTTGTTAAGAATCCACCGCAATTTAAGAGCATAGAACTTAGAGACGAAGCCATTCGCTATTTTGCCAAAGGTGCCATGATTCTTGTTTGTAGAGATGGTGAGATTGTATTCCCAGAAGACGGAAGATCTTTGAAAGAAACTCTTCCTAAGCTTTCAGAGGACTTGAAAAAGCTTAGCCCAAAAGAGGGAGATTTAGTCGTTGTTACATGGGCTGAAGACAAAGCTGATGCCATTAAAAGTGCAATCCACGTTGCATTAACACTTAAAAAGAGTGAGCTTCCCAAAGAAATCCTTGAGGTGGGCGAATGATCATCTTAGCATTGGACGTTTATGAAAGGGACAAAGCATTGAAAATAGCAGAGGAGACTAGAGATTACCTTTGGGCGATAAAGATTAACTGGCCGCTCATTCTTGGAAGTGGAGTTGGAATAATCCGGGAACTAAAAGAGAGAACTGGCTTACCAATTATAGCTGACTTAAAAGTCGCAGATATCCCAAACACAAACAAGCTCATTGCAAAGAAAGTTTTTGGTGAAGGGGCTGATTACATAATCGTTCATGGCTTTGTTGGAAGAGATAGTGTTAGAGCAGTTATGGAGGAGGGCAATACGATTATCGTTGTAGAGATGAGCCATCCTGGAGCTGAAGAGTTCATACAGCCAATTACTGATAAGCTCATAGAGATGGCGAATGAGCTTAAGCCCTTTGGAGTTATCGCTCCCGGAACGAGACCTGAGAGGATAAGATACATCCGTGAGCGCCTTGATAAGGATATAAAAATCTTAACCCCTGGAATAGGTGCTCAAGGGGGAAGAGCTAAAGAAGCTTTAAAAGCTGGTGCTGACTACATAATCGTGGGAAGGGCGATTTATAATGCTGACAACCCGAGAGAAGCTGCTAAAAGCCTTTGGGGTGAGCTGAATGCTGAAGATTAAGCACCCTCTAAGCAAGAAGGAAATCAAAGAGATAATCCGAGAGATGAGCGCAATTTTTGGAGAGGAAGTGGCTGAAAAGCTGATAAGCAAAAAGGATAACGTTCAGCTCGCTGAATTTGATAAAACAACCCAGATTTTGTTTGTTAACGGAAAGCCAATGTTCATAAAGCGAAATGGTTTGGTTTTCCCTCTGGTAATAGCTTTGTATGAACTCTCAAATGAGGAAGATTTAAGAAAATGGAAGCGAAGGGTTGTGGTTGATGGAGGTGCCGTCCCATTCATCTTGAAAGGTGCCGACGTAATGGCTCCTGGAATAGTTGATGCTGATGAAGAGATAAAAGAAGGCGATTTTGTCTTTGTTGTTGAGGAAAATTATGGAAGACCTCTCGCGATTGGGATTGCATTGATGAGCGGCAGAGAGATGAAAGAGAAGAACAGAGGAAAAGCTGTGAAAGTAATTCACCACGCAAAGGACAAAATCTGGGAGCTAACGGTGAGATCATGAGTGAGAAGAAGAAAATAAGAGTTCTCGTTGGGGGAGTTTTTGACATCCTCCACGTTGGTCATATCCATTTTTTGAGCCAAGCAAAGCAGCTTGGAGATGAGCTTATTGTGATAGTTGCACATGATGAGACAGTTATGCGAAGAAAAGGTAGACCACCAATAAACTCGATGTATGAGAGAGCTGAACTCTTAAAAGCCTTGAAGATGGTTGATGAGGTTGTTATAGGTGAGCCCGCAGAGATTAGCTTTGAGCTTGTAAAAAAGATAAATCCGGATGTAATTGCTCTAGGTCCAGACCAGAACTTTGACGTGCTTAGACTTAAAGAAGAGCTCAAAAAGCATGGAATAAATGCTGAGGTTATAAGAATTCCCTACTTATATAAGAAGGATATCGCAAAGACAAGTAAAATAATAGAGAGGATAGTGGAAATATTCTGTGAGTGATTTTATGAATCTGATTTAATCCGTGAGTGATGATTAGATGAGCTAGAGCCTGAATTTCTCCAGATATTCTCTTAGGAATTCTGGATCTTCTTTAAGCACAGCGCTCATTAACTCATCAAAATTCTTTTCACCCATAGCCTTTTTGAGATAATAATAAAGGTTCACAGCATCTTCCACTATGTTGCTCTGCCTTCTTCCCTCTTCAGCATAAAGCTCAATCAGCTTTAAGTTGATATCTTGGCTGATGTACAGTGTCTTCTGCTTCTTAATTTTCTTTAGCTCTTCTCTTTTCTTATCAGTTTTCTTTGCTTTTGGCTTTGTGAGCTCATCAATTGAACCTGAAAACAGCTGTGGAATTTTACCTCTCTCCTTCGACAAGAGTAACCACCTCTTTTGCAAGCTTTAAAAATGCTTTTGCAGCTCTTCCGTCGCCTTCAAACTCAAATATGCTAACTCCCTGAGATTGTGCTTTTTCAAGAGCAACTGACTTGGGTATAGTCGTCAGCAAGGGAGCATTTGGATAAGTCTCCTTTAACTCCTTTAAGCGCATAGCTGGAATTTTTGTTTGTCTTGTAAATTTGTTAGGGACTAATCCGAGGAGAGTGAGATTCTCGTTTGTTTCTTCCTTAATCATTTTCATTAGATTGAACATAAGTTGCATTCCAATTACTCCAAAATAGCTAAGCTCAAGAGGAATCAAAACATAATCTGAAGTCGTGAGGGAATTTACTAGGAAAATCCCCATGCTAGGGGGATTGTCAATGAGGATATAGTCATAATCTGGGAGAATTGGTTTCAATGCTTTTTCCAATCTTCTTTCTCGGTTATAGGCGTTTATAATTTCGATTTCCCTTGCTGAGAGATTTAAATGGGAAGGTATTAAGTGTAAATTCTCTCTAACCTCAACGATAGCTTCTTCGATGCTGCTTTCTCTCGTCATTACCGTTCCAACATTTCTGTCTTCATAATTTAGAACATCCATTCCTATTAATCCAAAGGTTAGGTTGAATTGAGGATCTATGTCAACTAAAAGGACCCTTTTGCCCATGTTTGCTAAGGCGAAGCCAAGGTTCATTGTAATTGTTGTCTTCCCTACTCCACCTTTTTGATTAGCTATGCTGATCACTTTCGCCATAGTATCACCTACATGATAAGAAAAAGCTAAAATGAAGGTCAGAGAGTATAGATATCTTCAAATACATCAGTACCTTTTGTGAGTTTCCTTCTTCCTCCTATAGTTTCGTCGAATATTCTCTCGATCTTGTCATCTTTTGTTATTGTTCTCACCATGCTTTTTGGCACAAGGATTCTGCTGTTATCTTGGAGTGCGTTAACTTCACCGCTTAAGATGTGTGGCGATCTAACTCCTGTCATTATGACCATGGCTCTGACTGTTCTACCTAGATCTTCATCAATCATTGCTCCCCACTTTATCTCTGACTTCTTACCAAGCTTCTCATAAACTATCTTCATTGCCTCGTGGACTTCACCGAGCTTTACATCTGGACCAACGGTGAAGTGTATCAGTGCAGCATCGCCGCTTCCAAATTCAACCTCAAGCATCTTGTTGTTGAGTGCGTTTATAACGGCATCGACAGCTCTGTTCTTTGAGTCGCTCTCACCAATACCAATTAGAGCAGCGCCTCCGTTTTTCATGATGCTGTATATATCTGCAAAGTCAATGTTAACAATAGATGGGAGCTTTATTGTCTCAGTTATGCCCTTGACCATTCTCGCTATAATCTCGTCTGCAAACCTGAATGCCGCTGAGAGTGGCAAGTTCGGAACAAGCTCGAGAAGCTTATCATTTTCAATTATCACAACAGTATCTGAGTACTGGAGCAGGGCTTGTATTCCAGCTTTTGCTTTTTCAATTCTTCTCGTTCCCTCGGTTGAGAATGGAAATGTTACAACGCTGACAACAAGAGGTTCTTGGTACCTTCCGTTGTGCCTTGCTACCTCTTTAATTATTCTTGCAACAACTGGTGCAGCACCGGTTCCAGTTCCGTTACCCATTCCTGCGGTTATAAAAACTAGATCAACGCCCTGGACCACCTCTGCAATCTCCTGAGCACTGGCTTCTGCAGCTAAATATCCAATTCTAGGGTCTCCACCTGAACCTTTGCCGTGGGTGATGTTCTTTCCGAGGAGGATCTTTTTGTGAGCTTTTGTTCTCGCCAAATGCTGAGCATCAGTATTCATTGCAATTAGCTCGGCACCTTGAACACCTAACTCATAAAGCCTGGTGATCGTATTGTTTCCAGAACCACCAACACCTATGATTGCGATCTTTATCAAATCTTCCAAATTTTCTCCATAGTCAAACTTCTCTTTTTTATCTTCGTCAAAGTCTAAGTTAATACCCGCTTGCTCTAGGAGCTTCCACACCATTGCCTTTAACCTCCGGAGTTAGTTGTTAATTATTAATAATTATACCTTATTCAAGTATATACTCTGGGGTTGTCCTTTCTTCTGTTTCAAGTTTGTAGAGCTCTCTTTTTACTAGTTCTCTGATAGCTTCTCTTATAGCCTCACTCCTATTGGAATAAACTCCTCTCTTTACGAGGGTATCAATAGCATTAAGAAGACCCTGCGGGATCTGGACACTAATTATTTTCATCTTTGTCATTGCTGAGCCTCCTAGTACATGAAGCCACTACTTTTCTCATTTGGTTTAACTAGTTAAATATTTTTTGCTGCTATTTTAATATCATGATAATATAATTTTCAAAAAATTTTTAGAAATGCAAAAACTATTTTAAAATTTTTTAGCATTGGGACATTTTTGGGTAAAGGAGAAAAGTTTAATATTTTACATTTAC is a genomic window containing:
- the ftsZ gene encoding cell division protein FtsZ; translation: MVWKLLEQAGINLDFDEDKKEKFDYGENLEDLIKIAIIGVGGSGNNTITRLYELGVQGAELIAMNTDAQHLARTKAHKKILLGKNITHGKGSGGDPRIGYLAAEASAQEIAEVVQGVDLVFITAGMGNGTGTGAAPVVARIIKEVARHNGRYQEPLVVSVVTFPFSTEGTRRIEKAKAGIQALLQYSDTVVIIENDKLLELVPNLPLSAAFRFADEIIARMVKGITETIKLPSIVNIDFADIYSIMKNGGAALIGIGESDSKNRAVDAVINALNNKMLEVEFGSGDAALIHFTVGPDVKLGEVHEAMKIVYEKLGKKSEIKWGAMIDEDLGRTVRAMVIMTGVRSPHILSGEVNALQDNSRILVPKSMVRTITKDDKIERIFDETIGGRRKLTKGTDVFEDIYTL
- a CDS encoding ribbon-helix-helix domain-containing protein, encoding MTKMKIISVQIPQGLLNAIDTLVKRGVYSNRSEAIREAIRELVKRELYKLETEERTTPEYILE